The proteins below come from a single Streptomyces spongiicola genomic window:
- a CDS encoding inorganic diphosphatase codes for MEFDVTIEIPKGSRNKYEVDHETGRIRLDRRLFTSTSYPADYGFVENTLGEDGDPLDALVILDEPTFPGCLIKCRAIGMFRMTDEAGGDDKLLCVPASDPRVEHLRDIHHVSEFDRLEIQHFFEVYKDLEPGKSVEGANWVGRAEAEAEIEASFKRLEAQGGAH; via the coding sequence GTGGAGTTCGACGTCACCATCGAGATCCCGAAGGGGTCGCGGAACAAGTACGAGGTGGACCACGAGACCGGCCGGATCCGTCTGGACCGTCGCCTCTTCACCTCGACCAGCTACCCGGCCGACTACGGCTTCGTCGAGAACACCCTGGGTGAGGACGGCGACCCGCTCGACGCCCTGGTCATCCTGGACGAGCCGACCTTCCCCGGCTGCCTGATCAAGTGCCGCGCCATCGGCATGTTCCGGATGACCGACGAGGCCGGCGGCGACGACAAGCTGCTCTGCGTCCCGGCCTCCGACCCTCGTGTGGAGCACCTGAGGGACATCCACCACGTGTCGGAGTTCGACCGCCTGGAGATCCAGCACTTCTTCGAGGTCTACAAGGACCTGGAGCCCGGCAAGTCCGTCGAGGGCGCCAACTGGGTCGGCCGGGCCGAGGCCGAGGCCGAGATCGAGGCCTCCTTCAAGCGCCTCGAGGCCCAGGGCGGCGCGCACTGA
- a CDS encoding threonine/serine exporter family protein — protein MVAEPEGPLEDRKPQSDEARSAFAPPEGVDQPGPPEEDHPSSEFAVPEGLSTEAPAEPEGSAFAPPSTYRAKSSPPAYTPAHGFPVVQLSKDVPWQDRMRTMLRIPVSERPVPEPVQRHDESGPAVPRVLDLTLRIGELLLAGGEGAEDVEAAMLAITNAYGLDNAEPTVTFTLLSITYQPSLVDDPVTANRTVRRRGTDYTRLTAVYQLVADISGDDHEVRLDEAYRRLAEIRRNRHPYPGWVLTLAAGTLAGAASVLVGGGVLVFLAAAVGAMLGDRLAWLCAGRGLPEFYQFVVAAMPPAAIGVALSALHADLRPSAVITGGLFALIPGRALVAAVQDGLTGFYITASARLLEVAYFFVAIVIGVLTVLYVGVQFEANLSPEGALISIERPVTQILASMVLSLTFAVLLQQDRSTVLVAAANGGVAWVVYGAVALAGNGSAVLATAVGAGLVGLFGQLLARFQHTSSLPYVTAAIGPLLPGSAMYFGVLHIAQNDIDAGFASLARAAALALAIAIGVNLGGEIARVFLRSPAAAGRRRAAKRTRGF, from the coding sequence GTGGTGGCGGAGCCGGAAGGTCCCCTCGAGGACCGGAAGCCGCAGTCCGACGAGGCACGCAGCGCCTTCGCTCCACCGGAGGGCGTCGACCAGCCGGGACCGCCAGAGGAGGACCATCCCTCCTCCGAGTTCGCCGTTCCCGAGGGACTGTCCACGGAGGCACCGGCCGAGCCGGAGGGCTCGGCGTTCGCACCCCCGTCGACGTACCGCGCGAAGTCGTCGCCGCCCGCCTACACGCCCGCGCACGGCTTCCCGGTGGTCCAGCTTTCCAAGGACGTGCCCTGGCAGGACCGGATGCGCACGATGCTGCGGATCCCGGTGAGCGAGCGCCCCGTACCGGAGCCGGTGCAGCGGCACGACGAGTCCGGGCCGGCCGTGCCCCGCGTGCTCGACCTGACGCTGCGCATCGGCGAGCTGCTGCTCGCGGGCGGCGAGGGCGCCGAGGACGTCGAGGCCGCGATGCTCGCCATCACCAACGCGTACGGTCTCGACAACGCCGAGCCGACCGTGACGTTCACCCTGCTGTCGATCACCTACCAGCCCTCGCTTGTCGACGACCCGGTGACCGCGAACCGGACCGTGCGCCGCCGGGGCACCGACTACACCCGGCTGACCGCCGTGTACCAGCTGGTCGCGGACATCAGCGGAGACGACCACGAGGTCAGGCTGGACGAGGCCTACCGTCGCCTGGCCGAGATCCGCCGGAACCGGCACCCCTACCCCGGCTGGGTCCTCACTCTGGCGGCGGGCACCCTGGCCGGCGCGGCCTCCGTGCTGGTGGGCGGCGGCGTGCTGGTGTTCCTGGCGGCGGCGGTCGGCGCGATGCTGGGCGACCGGCTGGCGTGGCTGTGCGCGGGCCGCGGCCTGCCGGAGTTCTACCAGTTCGTGGTCGCCGCGATGCCGCCGGCCGCGATCGGTGTGGCGCTCAGCGCCCTGCACGCCGATCTGCGCCCCTCCGCCGTCATCACCGGTGGCCTGTTCGCCCTGATCCCGGGAAGGGCTCTGGTGGCGGCCGTCCAGGACGGGCTGACGGGCTTCTACATCACGGCGTCGGCCCGGCTGCTGGAGGTCGCCTACTTCTTCGTGGCGATCGTCATCGGGGTGCTCACGGTCCTGTACGTGGGCGTGCAGTTCGAGGCGAACCTCAGTCCCGAAGGGGCACTGATCAGCATCGAGCGGCCCGTGACGCAGATCCTGGCCTCGATGGTGCTGAGCCTGACCTTCGCGGTGCTGCTCCAGCAGGATCGTTCCACCGTGCTGGTCGCCGCCGCCAACGGCGGGGTGGCGTGGGTGGTCTACGGAGCGGTCGCGCTGGCGGGCAACGGGTCCGCCGTGCTGGCGACGGCGGTGGGGGCCGGGCTGGTGGGTCTGTTCGGGCAGTTGCTGGCCCGCTTCCAGCACACCTCGTCGCTGCCGTATGTGACCGCAGCGATCGGCCCGCTGCTGCCGGGTAGCGCGATGTACTTCGGGGTTCTGCACATCGCGCAGAACGACATCGACGCGGGGTTCGCCTCGCTGGCCAGGGCCGCGGCGCTGGCGCTGGCCATCGCGATCGGCGTGAACCTGGGTGGCGAGATCGCCCGGGTGTTCCTGCGCAGCCCGGCTGCCGCGGGCAGGCGCCGCGCGGCCAAGCGGACACGCGGCTTCTGA
- the dacB gene encoding D-alanyl-D-alanine carboxypeptidase/D-alanyl-D-alanine endopeptidase has translation MVPDRGTWQLTAGAAVAGLALAAAAVAAVGPWDNGQRKAEREHAAALGRTGGADHQVTGRGREAAEAPGPAPAPSAPGVLAAASAPKMPAVAPAALADALGPLLADPGLGPLRTASVVDAATGEQLYARGAGTAMVPASTVKIATAAAVLSATGPAHRIPTRAVATPDFRAVTLVGGGDPTLDLPRMRTLADRTAKALRDRGVTTVRLTYDASLYQGPASHPIGPGNDNIAPVTALMVNAGRLDDSTEGTAPRSTDPAGDAARAFVGLLSEHGVNTESGPVPGRAPAKGPALAATHSAPVPVLVERMLTSSDNDIAEALARQTALATRRPASFAGAEAAVTDRLRRLKLPLAGARFADGSGLNRADRVSAALLTTLLVRAADPAHPELRPVLTGLPVAGFTGTLSGRAAAGSGGLVRAKTGTLRGVDTLAGTVMSADGRLLAFAFLAGDTPSASAARPALDRLAAALLP, from the coding sequence ATGGTGCCTGACCGGGGAACGTGGCAGCTCACTGCGGGTGCGGCCGTGGCCGGCCTCGCCTTGGCGGCGGCGGCGGTGGCCGCGGTCGGCCCCTGGGACAACGGCCAGCGTAAGGCCGAGCGCGAGCACGCCGCCGCCCTCGGCCGGACAGGTGGCGCAGATCACCAGGTCACGGGGCGCGGGCGCGAAGCGGCGGAGGCTCCCGGGCCCGCGCCGGCGCCGAGCGCCCCCGGTGTACTCGCCGCCGCGAGCGCCCCCAAGATGCCCGCGGTCGCGCCCGCCGCACTCGCCGACGCCCTCGGCCCCCTGCTGGCCGACCCGGGCCTCGGCCCGCTGCGCACCGCCTCCGTCGTGGACGCCGCCACCGGCGAACAGCTGTACGCCCGGGGCGCCGGCACGGCCATGGTCCCGGCCTCCACCGTCAAGATCGCCACAGCCGCGGCGGTGCTGTCCGCCACCGGCCCCGCGCACCGGATCCCGACCAGGGCCGTCGCCACCCCGGACTTCCGGGCGGTCACCCTGGTCGGCGGCGGGGACCCCACCCTCGACCTGCCCCGGATGCGGACCCTCGCCGACCGGACCGCGAAGGCCCTGCGCGACCGGGGCGTCACCACGGTCCGGCTCACCTACGACGCCTCGCTCTACCAGGGCCCCGCCAGCCACCCCATCGGCCCAGGCAACGACAACATCGCCCCCGTCACCGCCCTGATGGTCAACGCGGGGCGCCTCGACGACTCGACGGAGGGCACCGCACCCCGCAGCACCGACCCCGCGGGCGACGCCGCCCGCGCCTTCGTCGGCCTGCTCAGCGAGCACGGCGTGAACACCGAGTCGGGCCCCGTCCCGGGCAGGGCACCGGCGAAGGGGCCCGCCCTCGCCGCCACCCACTCGGCGCCGGTCCCGGTACTCGTCGAGCGGATGCTGACCAGCAGCGACAACGACATCGCCGAGGCACTGGCCCGGCAGACCGCCCTCGCCACGCGCCGCCCGGCGAGCTTCGCCGGGGCGGAGGCCGCGGTGACCGACCGGCTCAGGCGGCTGAAGCTGCCCCTGGCCGGAGCGCGCTTCGCCGACGGCAGCGGGCTGAACCGCGCCGACAGGGTCTCGGCCGCACTCCTCACCACGCTGCTGGTCCGGGCCGCCGATCCCGCCCACCCCGAGCTGCGCCCCGTACTCACCGGACTGCCCGTCGCCGGCTTCACCGGCACGCTCAGCGGGCGCGCCGCCGCCGGGTCCGGCGGCCTGGTGAGGGCCAAGACCGGCACGCTCAGGGGCGTGGACACGCTCGCCGGAACGGTCATGTCCGCCGACGGCCGGTTGCTCGCGTTCGCCTTCCTCGCCGGTGACACGCCGTCCGCGTCCGCGGCCCGCCCCGCCCTCGACCGCCTCGCGGCCGCCCTGCTGCCCTGA
- a CDS encoding DedA family protein codes for MNPLALGPSWLDPDFLITTFGLIGVLVIVFAESGLLIGFFLPGDSLLFTTGLLVTTDVIKQPLWLVCTLIVLAAVIGDQVGYLFGRKVGPALFKRPDSRFFKQENVEKAHEFFEKYGPKSLVLARFVPIVRTFTPIIAGVSRMNYRSFVTFNIIGGVLWGAGVTLLGAALGKVDFVHKNIEAILIAIVLLSVLPIVIEFMRARSKSKKEAAAADPVEDGTAPRGRHAKR; via the coding sequence GGACTGATCGGCGTACTCGTCATCGTGTTCGCCGAGTCCGGTCTGCTGATCGGATTCTTCCTGCCCGGAGACTCCCTGCTGTTCACCACGGGCCTCCTGGTGACCACCGACGTCATCAAGCAGCCGCTGTGGCTGGTGTGCACGCTCATCGTGCTCGCCGCGGTCATCGGCGACCAGGTCGGCTATCTCTTCGGCCGCAAGGTCGGCCCCGCCCTCTTCAAGCGCCCGGACTCCAGGTTCTTCAAGCAGGAGAACGTGGAGAAGGCGCACGAGTTCTTCGAGAAGTACGGCCCCAAGTCGCTGGTTCTCGCCCGCTTCGTGCCGATCGTGCGGACGTTCACGCCGATCATCGCCGGTGTGAGCCGGATGAACTACCGCTCGTTCGTCACCTTCAACATCATCGGCGGTGTGCTCTGGGGCGCCGGCGTGACGCTGCTCGGTGCCGCGCTCGGCAAGGTCGACTTCGTGCACAAGAACATCGAGGCGATCCTGATCGCCATCGTGCTCCTCTCGGTCCTGCCGATCGTCATCGAGTTCATGCGGGCGCGGTCCAAGAGCAAGAAGGAGGCCGCGGCCGCCGACCCGGTCGAGGACGGGACGGCCCCGCGCGGCCGGCACGCCAAGCGCTGA